In Polyodon spathula isolate WHYD16114869_AA chromosome 23, ASM1765450v1, whole genome shotgun sequence, the DNA window TGTcactttatattattttgaaGGTTCTTGTGTACAGAAGACTGCTTCTTCAGTAATTCTAGGCTTCCCAGCATAGGAGAACCAGttttattgccccccccccccccccccccccccctttacattaacattattgttttaattctgaaagTAAAGGATAACGTTTTGGTAATAGCTTGAGCACTCAATATGACTCTTTGTGCTCACACTGTAGATTGTAGATAGAGTTAGtgtttgagtttgtgtttgaagcacagcacagtataaaatTGGCTCCTGCTGTTGGGCTCTTCCTTTGCAGTATACAGCCTCTGGCAAAAAATCAGCCTTCtctcgatttaaaaaaaagatatatgtttttattcagtatatttttatatattttatttatatataaaactctATTGTATATTTCATTAAAGCTGACTTTTTtgcaattgtaaaacatttcTGAATGCTACAGGTCTTTGTGTTGCTCTTCATATACAATATTTAGCCTTTTCTTGTTAATAGTAGTTTAACTGTGTTTCTCTTCTTGTTTTGTGATGTACTCTCTGATTAACCGTTTAAGTACCAGGCTTTTTGgtctataaaaaatatttaagtaatGCTGACCTTGTTGGGAATGTATACTCCTATGAAATGTCAAAGGAaaatttagataaataaaataataataataataataataataataataataataataataaaataataataattaataataatctggtttaaaatacagcaaaaggGAACTGCAATCCACAATTCCAGGATTTAAATTGTCGGTTTCAGAAAACATTGATGGGCCCTATTTGAGTATGTGACTAAGGGATTTATGTAGAGTAATAGTTACCTGGTCTTTTTCTTCATTATTCAATTTAAGACTGGCAAGACACATTACTGAGCAGCCTGAGATTGGTTAGATTGCTGCCATCTAGTTACTTTGTGAACAATTCTCAACAAGTTCGTTCTAATAACCAAGACAAGGGGAATCCTGTCACTCTGCCGGATTTTCCCAGTATAGACCACATTGGGTCTCTGGATTTCCAGGTTTCATTCTAGATCAAcattgctttatcaaaagcagtgtgaaatcatgtagctGACCCGCATGaaaccgggtcctgacccgggtagagcatagCAGTGTGCAAGGGGCTTTAGAAACTcatttgaaaactttaaaaagacTAATTTGCAACAGCAGAGAAGTACAGTATTCATTGCATATTTGAACACACTATGATTTGGTTTTTAAATTAGCTGGAATCAATACATTGTAAATTGTATTCATTACATTTCTCCTTCAGCTTGTCTAAAACTGTTAGATACCTCAATATAACCAATTCCAATATagcagatgcaaaaaaaaaaaaaaacctgtcagttTCTCATTTTCTAAGAATATTACAGTATCAGCTGTGGGGTTAACAGTTTTTCTTAGCCCACAGCTGATTTTCTTTACAAAAGTATTAGTATAAAATCTTTACAACGTGAGGCTTCACCCATTAACACCTGAGTTGTTTTATAAACAACCTTTCTTTTACTTGTAACAGGCTTGTGACCTGGTCTCCGCTGTGCCAGCCTGTATGGGTCCTCACAAAGCTGGGCTGAATGAAcaccttttaaaaagaaacagtaaGGTGAGGACAAGATAATAGAAAATAACAACACATCTCCAAGAAACAATTGGACAGACAATTAGGGTCATAACGCACTATTCTGTCATAGTCAAATTTTAGGTGTGGTTTTTTATTGCAAAGTTACTAAATCCTAATGCAGATGTATAAATGAGAATTAAGCTATAGTTCAAATtctaataaattacaaaagttctcaaattaagaaaaaatacatatctaTATTAGTCTTAAAAAAAGCATCTGTAAATAGTATCCAAATGTATACTACGATAATAACTCCATGTatgtccatttattattattataatatatattttcttatataaattcttaatatattcatatattatatagatgatatatattatataatattaatattacttgATCATTGAAAGGGTACTCTATTTGTTTCTCCTGTTGattaatactaaaaaaataatttttaaaaattgctgcATATTCTACAGAGGGTTTTTGAATGACTGTAGTGGAgtcttttaaagttatttttacattctattttgttttgaatgttgcaTACTGTAATATTTGCATACTGGCTAGAGGGTGCTTTATTTTGCTTAAGTGGCAAAAACTGCCAAGTTTGCAAGTGCATTTGCCCATGTGTTGAGAGTTGAATGTTCTTATCCAACATGGTGGTAGCTGGGAACGTGTGTATCAAAAAACTCAGTACAATATCGAGCTTTTTAAAATCGACTGTATTTTTtgtcaaatttttttttgtttttttaagttgggTTGTGTGTTTATGATCACAGTGCCATACCGTATAGTATTACATGTTACACACAAATACTGAGACGTTATTATGCTTGTGAATTAAAGTTTTTGACAGTAGTGCATACACACAGATGAAAaaaatggcttttatttattgataataGCAGGCGTCTTTGTCTAGAAGGCTGAGGGGTATATCCTGATCATGCTGCCTTCTTCATGTCGGTAATGACGTCTTTTCTAATACATTTTCCTTCTTGTCTCTGACAAATCTGTGTTTCTGAATGCAATTCTTTTTTAGACCAGCATTTGAATCCATCAGTTGAACACTAATTGTTTTAGGCAATGCTGCCCTTTACATTGCATTTCAGAAATTcaactttaaatacaaaatatacttaCGTGGTCATCATATGGTTTCATTcatgcaggggtgtgcaattcgtaACAACAAGATTTGTGTAAGGGACAATACGTTTTGCATTCATACTTTGCCAGTTAGACATGTAGGTTGGTCTGTTGGTTACAAAGAAATCTAGAAATGGCTGCCTGAGAGCCTCTGTCAAGGCACAGaataatcttttaaacttaaagtattattcatgttttttgtaaattagcaaatacaTGAGAACCTGGCATCTGAACGCAGCAATATAGTAAACACCATAGTCGCTAAGGGATTAGCAGATTAGAAAAAATCgttttgggatgtttaaaaaagaaaacgtattttactgttttagaagcatttcaagacttTCCCTAtccaaaaaaataatgatttttttttcttttgattttagtgtTGCAAAGCCAGTTTGCTTTTTACCAGATTTACATAttgttttagatattttttttggaCATGCGCAATCCAACGATTTGTGAAACTATTGAAACATGAAGTTTGACAAATATctttataatgatagaaatgaaatgcttgtgagattatctgtacaatattttatatttaaaaaaaaaaatatttaatggaCTGTAActctcatggcaatgtgtttatgtaataattcattgatgtattgatttttcagtgagagtagtgcagggaaagaatgtctaacccccccccccccccccccccccccccaaaaaaaaaaaagccatcagggtatgaaaccaggatgactctgctgcagcagtgttccagttagccatcatgggacaagatgttagatgaggaatAACAGCTGGAAAATGTTgtaaactgttaaaaaataaagtatatcatagaaataaacaaaagaaaaaaacatattttgtagaaTTTGATacagcctactgtaaatattgcatgcattctggtagaaaaacagtaacaaaaaatgcAGAGAGACTTGACATGTTAtccacaagtcctttaaaaatctggggtttaGCTGTGACaaaaactgaaagaacgtcaagaaaaatcagaattccacaaagcagcagtaatagttggctaTGATTTCGTATGCTTTATGCAACAAACACCTCTACATCAGaagttgaattcagcttatagagagagtggaaaaaaaataggcagaagctatttttatatttgaataactcccagtattgcttattatagttgtactcttagtatgttacttaaatttactagccaATGTGTTCTAAACTacaatgaaaagaacatttccttaaagtatgttataaatttgttgaggtgaggtagagtcacagggaaccttttcaCTAATTGATTGCTTGTGTtccctgttaaataaaaccaaaatcctacaagttatattctacttttttgtgtgtgttttgtgcgacggAGAcagggcaagtagatttttctagaattttgttccttggacaacttttttttttcagagattgCACACTCACTGTTCATGTGATGCATAGTTTGAACTAATAACGTTTGTTGGTGGGATCAGAAGTGCAATGCATTGCCCTGGAGTAGTGGAACAAGAAAGTGAGAATCAATCCCCAAATCATTCAAATCAGTTTTCTACCTCTTATTAATACAAGCAGTGTTGCCATTGACCCTAGTTAATATGAACAGTAACAGTCTCAGTAAGCCATATCAGTTACAATCATGGCATTTAAAAATCTTTTGACAACCATGCTATGCCTCCAGCTACAACTCATTTGGCTCCATTGCAAATTGTTCCTCGTCTTTAACATGCCCCACTTTATTGGCAGTCATTGaacattttgaattttaaatttagtttgttCAAGAAGCTAGCCTTGTCTTGACAGAGCGCTATGTTCTAATTATATAACATAGCAAGTCAATTTGTGTCTTTTATATCGctttcccttaaaaaaaataatactagcGTAAAATATTTTCGTTGAGAACATTTTAGTATCACATGCTTGAACTAAATGTCGCAGGAAGCCTGGGGGGCCCAACTCAGCTGGAGACAGCTTTGCTTTGTTAGTAAGTTAGTAAAAAATATGTCAAAACCAAacaacaaacctttttttttttttaaatctattcatATTCCAGTACAATTAATAACAATACAGTAACTTACAAAACATATATGAACCCATGCTTCtagcatttaaattaatattacaggGAATATGTATGAAGGGGAAaacttgtttagtgttcattcaTGCATCTCTGTGTTTAATAACATATCCAATGTTTCAGTTCATTGATCTGTTCAGCCTCTCTAACTGATTTCCAGGATAGAGGGTTCCACTCAATGCTTCTAATTCAGAATGTCTTATGCTAGTTAGTAACAGATTCATAGACAGATGCAGAATAGCAAATATATCAGTAACACACATTGTctgccacagctgtacattcaaTATTAGAGTAAGACAAAAACATTGATGGACACAACATATAACAGTGTGTATAGAATAATGACAATGAATAGTTTAATGAAGAGGGTTTTTTAAGACCGTGATTTCATTAGATTAAGCCAAtgagccaaaaaataaataaaatgagataaATGAGATAAATAAGTTGTTTTATTGTCGAGGGATTGTAATGtatcataaaatgaaaacatCATTCTCAAAAGGTagatacatatttaatttacttttaaaacaaaaacgtgTTGCTTAAAAAATCTGGACTTGCTTGTACGTAACGATGTCTTCAACGATTAGCCtggtatttagatttttttttttttttttgctgtacacgTGTAAAAGATACATACGTTACGTTTGTATGCAATGTCTTGTTTTAAGACAACAGTGCAATGATTGTAAACCCAGTACTTGGAACAAACAGCTTTTTATAACGGAAGAGTGGAACGAAAGATAGAAAAGTGAATTAGCCTTAAGCTAGTGTCAGTTTGGAAAATGGTAACTCACCACTTAAAATAGTCCTTTTGTGCATTAGAGATACTGACGTCAAAGCAGTTGTATAAAGGCGTAAATTCACATTTTGGATAAAACAACAGAACTTCAGAAAGTATCCTTGTATGCACTGGTTAGTTCTTTACATGCATAACTAATTGGGTTTGCATTTAATAAGTAGAACTCTGGATATTCTTCTTGATTGCAATGTAAACTTGGTCGACACACTCTCTATTTGAAAGTTTGATAAAGGGAATCTTTtggttattgattttttttttttttttttttttttttttttttttaacttctggaatataaataattcaaaatgctGGAGATGCTTGAATATAACCATTATCAGGTAAGGTACtttgctttaatgtttttttttctttttttttcttttctgtatagTAACTTGAAATTTAAAGGTATGCTTACTGTCCAatattaatgaataaaataatgagCGATGgattgtgaatgttttgtttggtcTTCCGAttaattttttctgtttttgtattttttccatttttgtactTTAACCATTCCTTTGTTTTAATCTCCATCGGGGAAAATATGAAAGCTAATTTTCAGGAATGACTTACTGATGTGAAGGAAGGTGTGTgctgtattatattatagtgtgctgtattataaattaagatgcatgttgtttttatgtttcacGTACAGGTGCAAACACACCTTGAAAACCCAACCAAGTACCACATTCAGCAGGCCCAGAGGCAGCAGGTTAAGCAGTACCTCTCCACCACTCTTGGAAACAAGCTTCCCAACCATGCCCTCAGCTTGCCCTGTACCAATCAACCCATTGAGCATGTAATGCATCCGGGACCTGGGAGCAGTGCCCCCAACAGCCCCATGGCCATGCTTAACTTGAACAACTGTGAAAAAGAGGTTAGTGCTGCAGAGCCttatttcagaacaaaaaaaatagcaaaattcTGAAATACGACTAGTTAACTTACATCATAAATAGAATccatactttaaaataaaccaaaactgtCACTctactgtgtttttaatatagGTGTTTAAAGTGTCTAATAAAGTAAATAGTGGTACTGGATGGCAAAATGCACGTGTATATTTAAAGACAATAACATATGCCAACTCTATTAAGTAAATGCTAAGAGTTAACCTTATAGAACAAAAAAGCAGCATTCTTTAATTTGGCTAAAGGTTATGTGTAAGAAAACAACATTCTGCTAATGGTATTTTTAATGTCTGTGCGTGTCACTGCTCAGCTCATACAGAATCAAATGCACTTTGTTCAGATGACTTGCTAATGAGCATGTTTGCTTTGCATGGCTTTCTCATCATCCTCCCCTTTTTAAAGAATCTGTGAAGAATCATTGATGTTGGGCTGTTTTCTATTTGTAGGAGAAAAGGGTTGAATTTGTTCATTTCAggggtactttaaaaaaaaaaacaccccactaATGAAGTTGTCTCTTGTAATTGAAAATGCAAGAGGAAGGGAATGTTTTGGGAGGTTGAACTTGATATAACAATGACTTcttatattgtttatttagtttataaaaatttctgtttttacataaaatatagaGTTTGTATTTACAGATGGATGATGTCATTGATGACATAATCGGTTTGGAGTCAAGCTACAATGATGACATCCTTGGACTTATGGACCCAGGACTACAAATGGCCAACACGGTATTTCAATTAACATGCTTAAAACATTTTCCATTAAACAAGACTAGACtgcattatttgtaataaaatgaatgCCTTTTCAGTTAATGATGTCCTTTTCTATTGCTTTGGTTTCTTAGCTCCCTGTTTCTGCTAATCTTCTTGATATGTACAGTAATCAAGCGATGCCACCACCTGGCCTTAATATCAGCAACTCCTGTCCAGCTAATCTACCCAACATTAAAAGGGAATTCACAGGTATTgacaaaatctctctctctctctctctctctctctctctctctctctctctctctgtctctctcctgtgtgtgtgtttagtgtttaaaGGTTGCTTTACTCAGTTCTTAAAGCAACTTTGACACACTACACTACATACGTCATGTGTGGCCCTGTGAATGAAGCAATATTAGGAATGTTTCTGTTGCACTGATGGGCTTGTATACAACACTATAATTCGGTGTAGATACACTTGCTGAATtgctattttttataaacattgcTGTACAGGACATTTAAGTGCTTTCATCTGCCAAAAACCTTATCAAgaaaaaacatgttctgtttgtTATCTAATGTAATGGGTGCCAACAGCAACTAGTGGAACTCCCCATTCAAACACTGTCTCCATGCATGCCCTGTGACCCTTAGAGTTCTGTTGGAGCGTTTCACATTGTGCTTCTGGCACCACATTGTCGTTTATAAATGCAGAACTGTAGAAATATCCATATTGTGTGCAATGCAAATCacacaacaaaaacatgtatatgcCAATTAGTTACCCCAGCTCCTGCCATGATGCACATTCTGGAGAATTCTGGATCGTGTGGCAGTTTTGAAAGCTATCAAAGGCCAGAAGGTTTTCCAGTAGGTATGTTATACCATTtgtgtttcaaatgttttaaacagttctcaggttttaggaaaaaatatatattatgtgatTGCAGCATAATCACTGGTTATCATTCGTACTGAATTCTTGTGAAAATACACCATAGTTAATGCTGTGTTCAACACTTAACCTAAAAtcacatttgaatttaaattaggtgtaaaatgctttgagaatGAAGTATTCTTAACAATATAATTAAGGTGTCAAAGTTCATGCTTCATTACACTCAAATTCTTGCTCCAAtcgcataaaaaaaaataaaaatcccaaccatttaaaatgataattaatatataatagtaTAGTTATTAATGCAGTGAAAATGTACTTCTTGCTGTTGTAAAATTGCTTATattattactgtaaaacaaatacatttttagaagTGTAATATTAGAAAATATCCAATTAGAACAAATCAATTTGAAGGATATATTAATTGCACACAATATGGAGCATAATGCACACTTTAACCAAGACGTGACCAGCGCATTGCGACCCCGTGTTGCCAAGCTTGCCTACAATGTAAAAGCCAAATGTGtgaaattatacagtaaatatcacatttaaaggaaaaaaaaacccacagtttTCTATAAAGAGAGAACTTGACCTTGTGTTTCTTATTTCAGAGGCTGAAGCTAGAGCCTTAGCAAAGGAAAGACAAAAAAAGGACAATCATAACTTAAGTGAGTTTCTATGAATTATAATCTTTCTTACTTTGTTTGGCTATAAAATTGGTTGAATATAATAAACACTTTAGGAACCTACTGACAGAATGTTTTCTCTTACTAGTGATTTGCGTGTTGATTGCTGGTGTTGATACAGTGCTTAGCTGATGCAGCCCTGCCTTCACAGTACAGTGAagaatttttattttcagtgtatcGTTTGTACTGTAAATCTAGTACATTGTGTTTAATCTTGGTTGCCTCGAAACACACCTTAAAATATCACAAATCAATCCTGGGTCTCCAGCTATGAAAAGACTTTTGAATAAATCGTTTAAATAAAAGATGACTTTATTGCAGCAATATCTTTGTTATATGTGGTTGTTTTGTAGTTGAACGAAGAAGGAGGTTTAACATTAATGATCGTATTAAAGAGCTGGGAACTTTGATTCCAAAGTCAAATGATCCGTAAGTcgaatgctttcttttttttttttttttttttgcaatatgattCCAAAGTCAAATGATCTGTAAgttgaatgttttcatttttttttagcaatatgaTTCCAAAGTCAAATGATTCGTAAGTTGaatgttttcttcctttttctgCAATACTGTTGACATCCTTTTCTTTAAAAGGTTTGCTGAATAGAAGTTACCAAAATCAAAATGTATAcgctaaaatatataaaatactatgCCTGTCTTCCGTGTTTAAAAAcgtgttttatttgtaaatagaTAGCAATACCCTTAAACGTatagtatgttttttaaatgtattttcattaagaACTCGTGCAGTTTTCATTGAGATTAAGATGGTtctttattgtgtattttacagGGACATGCGTTGGAACAAAGGCACCATTTTGAAAGCGTCTGTTGACTATATCCGTAAACTCCAAAGAGAGCAGCAACGATCAAAGGAACTTGAGAACCGACAGAAGAAGCTGGAACATGCCAACAGGCACCTCATGCTAAGAATCCAGGTGAATTGCTCTTCTGTAAATATCGGTTATGCAGTGTGTTAATGACTTCTAaatggcagaggcagctcttctTATTTATATTGTCAACACAGATTTGTTATTGCATGCAAAACTGCTTGCACTTTAACATACGGTTCTGTTTGTTCACTTAGTCCAAATAACACAGATGTATGTGCTGCTTTAGCATTTTTGATAGCATTTGGTCTGTGTGCTGATCCAAACCATGGATTTTGAAATACCAGGGTAGAGTTATAGAAACATGGAAAGGGGTTTACAAGGGTTTATTGTTTTTCAGACGCGTGGATAAAAACACTGATACAGCTTGTGATTTCTAAATTCTCAGGAGCTTGAGATGCAAGCCCGGGCTCATGGACTGTCTGTTGTGGCCTCAACAAGTCTGTGCTCCTCCGAACTTTCACCAAGGATCATTAAACAAGAGTCAGCGCAAGGAGACTGCAATCAGGAGGTTTATCATCACCATCCAGACCTGTCCCACACCACAACCCTCGATCTTACTGATGGGACTATCACCTTCAGTGACAGCCTTGGACACATACATGAGTCCGGAGCCTACACTGTAGCCACGAAAGTGGGCTCCAAACTAGAAGACATGTTGATGGACGATACTCTTTCCCCTGTGGGAGCGACTGACCCATTACTCTCGTCAGTGTCGCCCGGAGCTTCTAACAACAGCAGCAGGAGAAGCAGCGTAAGCATGGAGGAGAACGACCGTGGGTGTTAGCAGCGGCTATCCAAAATTCACTACATACTGCATAACTTCTATTAAAACTGTACTAACTTCATACACATTATTTCTCCTCTAAGTAGCTTTAACTTCTGTTGTGAAGTAAAGCCTGTCATTTGAAAAAGAAGACTGGGTTGGAGGAGTGTGACTAAGCATTGCTTGAAGATACAGTGGTATGTGTCGGCTacttgtgtgtgtgggtgggtgtgtttgcgtgtgtgtatgtgtacgtgtagaatataaaaaaaaaaaaaaaaaaaaaaaacactttgtgtaGAATTGTCTTGTCAAATAATATATCCAGTGCTATTTTCTGAATCTTGCACAGAATTGTAATTTAGCTGTATAAAATGAACCCTTTGAAGTGAATGATAATTATGGTAAGTGTTGGAAGAGAAACTATTGAAAATCAGATTGGTAGTGAGGCCAAAGTTTTAATTAATAAGAATATGAATAAATATCAGTTGTTCGTGCGGAACTACAATATAGTTCTACGTGCAGGCATTTTTTTTGTTGCCCTGTATTCAACGTTGAAATGTCCATGCAGGTCACACTAGCTCAAAAAGGAAGCCTGTCAAGTAaacaggcatgttttttttttttttttatgtcagtttCTTAATATTAAAATTCTTTATGTTCAGTTGCACAGTTGATTGATTCGCATGCTCTTTTGATCTGATTTATCTTTAACAGTTACATTcaggatattttttaaatataagaatgTTCATGTTGAGAATACTGATACAGAGCTTAGTGACACTATTGTTTTTAGTGCTTTCTCCATTGTATGACATTTGCATTGTGAATAAACACTTGAAGGAGGTTGAAATACAAGGTTGGATATTTTGGTTGTAACAAACTCGTATTTAAGTTGTTATAAAGACACATGATCTTGTATGACTATTTTAGGTAATCATAACTAAATATAAATGCTTTCATATTCTATTTCTACTGATAAACATAGACGTGCAACTGTAGCAAGCATACAGTACTATTGTATAGGGGTAGAGTTATTGGTTAGTTTTACACTGCAGCTTGTGATAAAGATTGAACTGTTTATTCAAGTAACTGTTACTTAATATTAGTATTGGTTTTATCACTCAACGTTGTTGTAAGACTAGTTTAAATGCATTATCTACTTAAATGTGGAGCTATGCAATTCTAATAGTTGTATTTAGATATATTGTGCCTCTGTgttatacaaaagaaaacattatggTGTTATGAGCCAGGATGGTGAACTGATTTACTAATAATGGCAGAAGAATGTGTGCTGAAAATGAAGTGCCTTACATTTCAAAAGAACTGACTGAAGAGGGCTGGTTTGTGTATTTAAAGGTATTTGATGCAGGATGTTGCCTTGGCACATTAAGGAGTACTACAGCTGGGATAAACACCACATTTTATGAATGCATTCTCTTTATGCAAGACTGCTTGTCAACAGAAGTTGTCAGCTGAGACAAACTCAGCATATATCTGACATAAAGACTGATTCAGGAGGTGTGCATTGAGAAAGGGACAGTATCAATCTGGGCAGTGACCTTGACGAAGggctttctttctttatattattttatttggtttgtttaaaggttaaaatgttatatgaaaaaataataatctgttggCATTACATGATGCCTGCTTGCCATATATTTTCAGCACTAACCTTGCTGAAATAACCCATTATATCGTACAC includes these proteins:
- the LOC121298129 gene encoding microphthalmia-associated transcription factor-like isoform X12: MQSESGIVPDFEVGEEFHEEPKTYYELKSQPLKNSNSSEQPGSSKPPLSSSTMTSRILLRQQLMREQMQEQERREQRQKQQAAQYMQQRTTSSQTPAINVSIPTSLPTATPVPMEVLKVQTHLENPTKYHIQQAQRQQVKQYLSTTLGNKLPNHALSLPCTNQPIEHVMHPGPGSSAPNSPMAMLNLNNCEKEMDDVIDDIIGLESSYNDDILGLMDPGLQMANTLPVSANLLDMYSNQAMPPPGLNISNSCPANLPNIKREFTVTPAPAMMHILENSGSCGSFESYQRPEGFPVEAEARALAKERQKKDNHNLIERRRRFNINDRIKELGTLIPKSNDPDMRWNKGTILKASVDYIRKLQREQQRSKELENRQKKLEHANRHLMLRIQELEMQARAHGLSVVASTSLCSSELSPRIIKQESAQGDCNQEVYHHHPDLSHTTTLDLTDGTITFSDSLGHIHESGAYTVATKVGSKLEDMLMDDTLSPVGATDPLLSSVSPGASNNSSRRSSVSMEENDRGC
- the LOC121298129 gene encoding microphthalmia-associated transcription factor-like isoform X14 — translated: MEALGIQMFRPCSFRSYCLNSSEQPGSSKPPLSSSTMTSRILLRQQLMREQMQEQERREQRQKQQAAQYMQQRTTSSQTPAINVSIPTSLPTATPVPMEVLKVQTHLENPTKYHIQQAQRQQVKQYLSTTLGNKLPNHALSLPCTNQPIEHVMHPGPGSSAPNSPMAMLNLNNCEKESLYLQMDDVIDDIIGLESSYNDDILGLMDPGLQMANTLPVSANLLDMYSNQAMPPPGLNISNSCPANLPNIKREFTVTPAPAMMHILENSGSCGSFESYQRPEGFPVEAEARALAKERQKKDNHNLIERRRRFNINDRIKELGTLIPKSNDPNMIPKSNDSDMRWNKGTILKASVDYIRKLQREQQRSKELENRQKKLEHANRHLMLRIQELEMQARAHGLSVVASTSLCSSELSPRIIKQESAQGDCNQEVYHHHPDLSHTTTLDLTDGTITFSDSLGHIHESGAYTVATKVGSKLEDMLMDDTLSPVGATDPLLSSVSPGASNNSSRRSSVSMEENDRGC
- the LOC121298129 gene encoding microphthalmia-associated transcription factor-like isoform X21 is translated as MEALGIQMFRPCSFRSYCLNSSEQPGSSKPPLSSSTMTSRILLRQQLMREQMQEQERREQRQKQQAAQYMQQRTTSSQTPAINVSIPTSLPTATPVPMEVLKVQTHLENPTKYHIQQAQRQQVKQYLSTTLGNKLPNHALSLPCTNQPIEHVMHPGPGSSAPNSPMAMLNLNNCEKESLYLQMDDVIDDIIGLESSYNDDILGLMDPGLQMANTLPVSANLLDMYSNQAMPPPGLNISNSCPANLPNIKREFTEAEARALAKERQKKDNHNLIERRRRFNINDRIKELGTLIPKSNDPDMRWNKGTILKASVDYIRKLQREQQRSKELENRQKKLEHANRHLMLRIQELEMQARAHGLSVVASTSLCSSELSPRIIKQESAQGDCNQEVYHHHPDLSHTTTLDLTDGTITFSDSLGHIHESGAYTVATKVGSKLEDMLMDDTLSPVGATDPLLSSVSPGASNNSSRRSSVSMEENDRGC
- the LOC121298129 gene encoding microphthalmia-associated transcription factor-like isoform X6, producing the protein MQSESGIVPDFEVGEEFHEEPKTYYELKSQPLKNSNSSEQPGSSKPPLSSSTMTSRILLRQQLMREQMQEQERREQRQKQQAAQYMQQRTTSSQTPAINVSIPTSLPTATPVPMEVLKVQTHLENPTKYHIQQAQRQQVKQYLSTTLGNKLPNHALSLPCTNQPIEHVMHPGPGSSAPNSPMAMLNLNNCEKESLYLQMDDVIDDIIGLESSYNDDILGLMDPGLQMANTLPVSANLLDMYSNQAMPPPGLNISNSCPANLPNIKREFTVTPAPAMMHILENSGSCGSFESYQRPEGFPVEAEARALAKERQKKDNHNLIERRRRFNINDRIKELGTLIPKSNDPNMIPKSNDSDMRWNKGTILKASVDYIRKLQREQQRSKELENRQKKLEHANRHLMLRIQELEMQARAHGLSVVASTSLCSSELSPRIIKQESAQGDCNQEVYHHHPDLSHTTTLDLTDGTITFSDSLGHIHESGAYTVATKVGSKLEDMLMDDTLSPVGATDPLLSSVSPGASNNSSRRSSVSMEENDRGC
- the LOC121298129 gene encoding microphthalmia-associated transcription factor-like isoform X15 is translated as MQSESGIVPDFEVGEEFHEEPKTYYELKSQPLKNSNSSEQPGSSKPPLSSSTMTSRILLRQQLMREQMQEQERREQRQKQQAAQYMQQRTTSSQTPAINVSIPTSLPTATPVPMEVLKVQTHLENPTKYHIQQAQRQQVKQYLSTTLGNKLPNHALSLPCTNQPIEHVMHPGPGSSAPNSPMAMLNLNNCEKEMDDVIDDIIGLESSYNDDILGLMDPGLQMANTLPVSANLLDMYSNQAMPPPGLNISNSCPANLPNIKREFTEAEARALAKERQKKDNHNLIERRRRFNINDRIKELGTLIPKSNDPDMRWNKGTILKASVDYIRKLQREQQRSKELENRQKKLEHANRHLMLRIQELEMQARAHGLSVVASTSLCSSELSPRIIKQESAQGDCNQEVYHHHPDLSHTTTLDLTDGTITFSDSLGHIHESGAYTVATKVGSKLEDMLMDDTLSPVGATDPLLSSVSPGASNNSSRRSSVSMEENDRGC